A section of the Rhodobacter sp. genome encodes:
- a CDS encoding coproporphyrinogen III oxidase — MKHPVGEDWRHGGFGLYVHWPFCASKCPYCDFNSHVAVRIDQAAWRDAYIAEIEAWGEKTRGRVLDTLFFGGGTPSLMEPQTVAAVVDAARRTWSFRNSIEITLEANPTSVEAARFQGFSEAGINRVSLGVQALDDAALRLLGRQHSVKEALAALDIAKQYFARTSFDLIYARQNQSLSDWRRELVLALAFEPEHLSLYQLTIEDGTVFAARHRVGKLPGLPAEDAGADMFDLTQDLCDAAGLPAYEVSNHAKPGQESRHNSIYWNYGDYIGVGPGAHGRVTVQGQRLATESVKAPGAWLDLRRRGLTTHAAALSPGEQASEYLMMALRLSRGADLARFAALGGTPLDQKALDPLLELGLVWQNGRRIGATKAGRPILNAILRALL; from the coding sequence GTGAAACATCCGGTCGGCGAGGATTGGCGACACGGCGGCTTCGGGCTTTACGTTCACTGGCCCTTTTGCGCGTCGAAATGTCCCTATTGCGATTTCAACAGCCACGTTGCAGTGCGCATCGACCAGGCGGCATGGCGCGACGCCTATATCGCCGAGATCGAGGCTTGGGGTGAGAAGACCCGCGGCCGGGTTCTGGATACCTTGTTCTTTGGCGGGGGGACGCCGTCCCTGATGGAACCGCAAACCGTAGCGGCGGTCGTCGATGCGGCGCGCCGCACCTGGAGCTTCCGAAACAGCATCGAAATCACGTTGGAGGCGAACCCGACCTCGGTAGAAGCGGCGCGGTTTCAGGGCTTTTCAGAGGCCGGGATCAATCGGGTGTCGCTGGGGGTTCAGGCGCTTGACGACGCCGCATTGCGGCTTCTGGGCCGGCAGCACAGCGTCAAAGAAGCCCTCGCCGCACTGGACATCGCCAAGCAGTATTTCGCCCGGACAAGTTTTGATCTGATCTATGCGCGCCAAAACCAGAGCCTTTCGGACTGGCGGCGAGAACTCGTTCTGGCCCTTGCCTTTGAGCCAGAGCATCTGTCGCTCTACCAACTGACCATTGAGGATGGCACCGTCTTTGCCGCGCGGCATCGCGTGGGCAAGCTCCCCGGACTGCCGGCCGAGGACGCCGGCGCCGACATGTTCGATTTGACCCAGGACCTGTGCGACGCGGCCGGCTTGCCTGCCTATGAGGTGTCGAATCATGCCAAGCCGGGCCAGGAATCGCGCCACAACAGCATTTACTGGAACTATGGCGATTACATCGGTGTCGGGCCCGGGGCGCATGGGCGGGTCACGGTCCAGGGGCAAAGGCTGGCGACCGAGAGCGTGAAAGCCCCCGGGGCCTGGCTCGACCTCAGGCGCCGGGGGCTGACAACCCACGCGGCCGCACTGTCCCCGGGTGAACAGGCGAGCGAATATCTGATGATGGCGCTACGGCTTTCTCGAGGGGCAGATCTCGCGCGCTTCGCCGCGCTGGGCGGGACACCCCTTGATCAGAAGGCGCTCGACCCTCTTCTGGAGCTCGGGCTTGTCTGGCAAAACGGGCGCCGGATAGGAGCCACCAAGGCTGGGCGGCCGATCCTTAACGCCATTCTTCGCGCACTTCTTTGA
- the rdgB gene encoding RdgB/HAM1 family non-canonical purine NTP pyrophosphatase → MATLGDRLLFATHNEGKVEELRALFQPLGVGLVSARELGLPEPAETETTFVGNARIKAHAAARASGLPALADDSGLCVDALGGAPGVYTADWAEGPGGRDFLRAMTRTYDALLANGAKEPWSARFRCTLVLAFPDGQDEVYEGEVSGRLVWPLRGALGHGYDPMFMPDGDTRTFAEMAPDEKNAVSHRARALEALIAKRFT, encoded by the coding sequence ATGGCGACGCTGGGCGACCGCCTGCTGTTCGCCACCCACAACGAGGGCAAGGTCGAAGAGCTGCGTGCGCTGTTTCAGCCGCTTGGGGTCGGGCTGGTCTCAGCGCGCGAATTGGGTTTGCCCGAACCTGCGGAGACTGAAACCACCTTTGTCGGGAATGCCCGCATCAAGGCCCATGCCGCGGCGCGCGCCTCGGGCTTGCCCGCGCTGGCCGATGACAGCGGCCTTTGCGTGGATGCTTTGGGCGGCGCTCCCGGGGTCTACACGGCGGACTGGGCGGAAGGCCCGGGTGGGAGGGATTTCCTCAGGGCGATGACGCGCACTTACGATGCGCTGCTGGCGAACGGTGCCAAGGAGCCCTGGTCGGCGCGGTTTCGCTGCACGCTGGTCCTGGCCTTTCCCGACGGGCAGGACGAGGTCTACGAGGGTGAGGTGTCGGGTCGGCTCGTCTGGCCCCTCCGCGGTGCTTTGGGGCATGGCTACGACCCGATGTTCATGCCGGATGGCGACACCCGGACCTTTGCGGAAATGGCTCCGGACGAAAAAAACGCCGTTTCGCACCGGGCCCGGGCCCTTGAAGCCCTGATCGCAAAACGTTTCACGTGA
- a CDS encoding ParB/RepB/Spo0J family partition protein, producing MTQRKNERRGLGRGLSALMADIGVDAGVNDPVSEAPQQRAGLQNLPIEAIRANPDQPRRAFDERALEELSQSIREKGIVQPLVVRPVATEPGKFEIVAGERRWRAAQLARLGEVPVLIRAFSDQEVLEVAIIENIQREGLNAIEEAAGYRQLIDRFGHTQEKVAEALGKSRSHIANLLRLLTLPQDVQNMVVAGTISAGHARALVTAPDPVSLALKVAGEGLSVRETEDLARRIGHPASQKRGNSRQKDADTRVLEEDLSANLGMSVVIDHRAGGEGQVTIRYQTLDQLDQLCQLLSSVR from the coding sequence ATGACCCAGCGCAAGAACGAGCGCCGTGGCCTTGGCCGCGGATTGTCGGCACTTATGGCGGATATCGGCGTGGATGCCGGAGTCAACGACCCCGTTTCCGAGGCTCCGCAGCAGCGCGCAGGATTGCAAAATCTACCGATCGAAGCGATTCGCGCGAACCCAGACCAGCCGCGCAGAGCCTTTGATGAGCGTGCGCTTGAAGAACTCTCGCAATCGATTCGCGAGAAGGGCATCGTTCAGCCGCTCGTTGTGCGCCCTGTCGCGACCGAGCCTGGCAAGTTCGAAATCGTGGCAGGCGAAAGACGCTGGCGCGCCGCGCAGCTGGCCAGGTTGGGCGAGGTCCCCGTTCTGATCCGCGCCTTCAGCGACCAGGAAGTGCTGGAAGTTGCGATCATCGAGAACATCCAGCGCGAGGGTCTGAACGCGATCGAGGAGGCTGCGGGCTACAGGCAGCTCATCGACCGATTCGGCCACACGCAAGAGAAGGTCGCCGAGGCGCTGGGAAAGAGCCGCAGCCACATCGCCAACCTTCTGCGACTGCTGACCTTGCCGCAGGATGTGCAGAACATGGTGGTGGCCGGAACGATTTCGGCCGGCCATGCGCGCGCGCTCGTGACGGCACCTGACCCGGTTTCCCTGGCCCTCAAGGTCGCGGGCGAGGGACTTTCCGTGCGCGAGACCGAGGATCTCGCCCGCCGGATCGGCCACCCTGCTTCGCAAAAGCGAGGCAATTCGCGTCAGAAGGATGCCGACACCCGGGTGCTCGAGGAGGACTTGTCCGCAAACCTGGGCATGAGCGTGGTAATCGACCATCGTGCGGGCGGGGAAGGGCAGGTCACCATCCGATACCAGACTCTGGATCAGCTCGACCAGCTTTGCCAACTGCTGTCGTCCGTGCGGTGA
- the rph gene encoding ribonuclease PH, whose translation MRPSGRKLDEMRAVSIETGVMRHAEGSCLIKVGNTHVLCSATIEDRTPPFLKNTGLGWVTAEYGMLPRATNSRNRREAAQGKQTGRTVEIQRLIGRSLRAGVDRSALGERQITIDCDVIQADGGTRCAAITGGWVALRLAVDRLMKTGTISTDPIIGHVAAVSCGFYAGQAVLDLDYDEDSAAGVDGNFIMLGDGRLIEVQMSGEGTVFSRGDLDRMVDLAEAGVGCLVAAQKAAL comes from the coding sequence ATGCGTCCTTCGGGAAGAAAACTAGATGAAATGCGAGCGGTTTCAATCGAAACCGGCGTGATGCGCCATGCTGAGGGCTCGTGCCTGATCAAGGTGGGCAACACGCATGTCCTGTGTTCGGCCACGATCGAGGACCGCACACCGCCGTTTTTGAAGAATACCGGGCTCGGCTGGGTGACGGCGGAATACGGGATGCTGCCGCGGGCCACGAATTCGCGCAACCGGCGCGAGGCTGCGCAGGGAAAGCAGACTGGAAGAACAGTAGAAATTCAAAGACTTATCGGTCGCTCACTCCGCGCCGGGGTTGACCGATCGGCGCTGGGCGAACGGCAGATCACGATCGATTGCGACGTGATCCAGGCTGATGGCGGCACGCGTTGCGCGGCGATCACCGGCGGCTGGGTCGCCTTGCGCCTGGCCGTGGACAGGCTGATGAAGACGGGAACGATCTCGACCGATCCGATCATCGGTCACGTCGCTGCGGTATCTTGCGGGTTCTATGCCGGTCAGGCGGTTCTGGATCTGGATTATGATGAAGACAGCGCCGCCGGTGTGGACGGCAATTTCATCATGTTGGGTGACGGCCGATTGATCGAGGTTCAGATGTCGGGCGAGGGCACGGTGTTTTCTCGTGGAGATCTGGACCGCATGGTGGACCTTGCCGAAGCAGGCGTCGGCTGTCTGGTGGCGGCGCAAAAGGCAGCGTTGTGA